The DNA sequence gcttattccggttaccaccaaatcaagatgaaagagtccgaccagcttgtgacttctttcatcaccccttttggaATGTTTTGCTaacgtaaccatgcctttcggCCTTAAAAACGCAGGGGCTACATACTAGCGATGTATGCTCTAGGTCTTCGGGGACCTCATAGGCAAAACGGtagaggcctatgtagacgacatCGTTGTCAAATCCAAGAAGGCAAGCGGTCTTGTGGCCGACCTGAATGAAACATTTCAATGCCTCAGGGCCAAGGGGATCAGACTGAACCCCGAAAAATGCGTTTTCGAGGTCCCCCAAGGCATGCTCCTCGGATTCattgtgtctgagcgagggatcgaggccaaccctgaAAAGGTCTCGACCATCACAAACATGGGCCCAAtccgtaacctaaagggagtacagagagtTATGGATGCCTGGCTTCCCTCAGTCATTTCATCTCTCGCCTTGGAGAAAAAGGactacctctgtataggttacttagaaAATCCAAGCACTTTtcgtggacccccgaggcctagGAAGCCCTCGACAAGCTCAAGCTTGGCTCACAAACCCTCCCATTTTGGTACCCCCCGCCGAGTGGGAACCATTGCTCCTTTACGTCGCGGCCACTGATCAGGCGGCCAGCATAGCTATCGTGGTcaaaaggaaggaagaagggcacgccctaccggtccaaaggccggtgTACTTCGTCAGTGAGGTActatccgacacaaagacccgatacccccaaatccaaaagCTACTCTACGCAGTAGTCTTAGCCCGACGCAAACTCCGCCATTACTTTGAGTCCCATCCAGTCTCGGTAGTATCATCTTTTCCCCTGGGGGAGGTGATTCAGAACCGGGAGGCTAATGGCAGAATTGCCAAATGGGCTATAGAGCTTATGGGTGACGGGATCACCTACGAGCCTCGGAAAGCTATAAAATCCCAAGTTCTAGCGGATTTTGTAGCTGAGTGGACGGGAACTCAACTCCCTCCACCCCAGATCCAGCACGAGTGCTGGACCTTATACTTCGTCGGGTCGTTGATGAAAACCGGGGCCGGCGTtggccttgtcttcatctcgcccctcggggtaaggatgcgtTATACAATCCGACTCCATTTCCCCTCCTCAAACAATGcggcggagtacgaggcccttgtcaatggtctcCATATCGCGATCGAGCTTGGGATCGAGCGGCTTGACGTCTGAGGCGACTCcagactcatcatcgaccaagtcatgaaagagtccagCTGCCAAgaccccaagatggacgcgtacTGCAAAGCAGTCCGGTGCCTGGAGGAAAAGTTTGACGGCCTCGagcttaaccacgtgttaagaaAATACAACgaggccgccgacgcgctcgccaaaatggcatccgagcgggccacggtcTCCCCAGATGTCTTCATCAGCGACCTCTATAAGCCTTCCGTCGACTATAAAGATGACGGGGGCTCAGATCAACCCCCAGTCGGCTCAGGTATCGATCCCGAGGTCTCCGCGGCTCATGagcaggaggccatggacatcaaGTCCGAGCCCCCTGCGCCAGACGACTCGCCAGACTAGTGCTACCCCTTGCTACAATGTCTCGTCGACGGCACTTTGCCCTCAGACCAGGCTGAGGCACGGCGTGTGGCTCGTCGCGCCAAGACTTTCCTCCTTCTCAAGGGAGAGATGTACAAGAGCAGCCCCTCGGGCATTCTTATGCGCTGCATCCCACGTCAGGAGGGAATCAAGCTCctggaggacatacactcggCGGCTTGTGGCCACTACGCTGCGCCTCGAATGCtagtaggaaatgccttccgacaaggcttctactggcccaccgccgtgGCTGATGCCATGGAGATCGTGcggacctgtgagggatgccagttctaCACTCGGCAGATTCATCTCCCCGCTCAGGCTCTGCAGACGATTCCCGTCACCTGGCCCTTTGCTGTCTGGGGTCTCGACCTTGTTGGGCCTCTACAAAaagcgcccgggggcttcacccacttgcttgtcacaatcgacaagttctccaagtggattgaggtccgacccatcacaaggatTAAGGCCAAA is a window from the Sorghum bicolor cultivar BTx623 chromosome 5, Sorghum_bicolor_NCBIv3, whole genome shotgun sequence genome containing:
- the LOC110435882 gene encoding uncharacterized protein LOC110435882, encoding MDAYCKAVRCLEEKFDGLELNHVLRKYNEAADALAKMASERATVSPDVFISDLYKPSVDYKDDGGSDQPPVGSGIDPEVSAAHEQEAMDIKSEPPAPDDSPD